Below is a window of Drosophila miranda strain MSH22 chromosome 3, D.miranda_PacBio2.1, whole genome shotgun sequence DNA.
TAATTTCGTTTTACATTTACACGGAATACAATCAGATCGAGGCTTGGCAAAATGTACGATTAGCACACCAAAAAGTATAGTGCTGTGTTGCATAAATATatccacaatccacaattATTAACAACAATTATCTACTAGTTCTAGCCACAcacatttatatatttatatgtaaaTACAATCTCAAATAAATCACGACTGATTCTGTTGTGTTCTTAAGTTTAGCTACATTTATTTTAAGTTATCGTTTTGtaatttaacaaaaaaaataaatatatatatgtatgtgtatatatctatatataggCAAATACATTTAGAAAATATAcgtaaatatataatataatataatataatataatataaaatcGATGTACTGTACTGAATTTGGTTTAATTCTTTTGTTTTACTTTAAAATAAGTGGCTCGATTTAGTGTTGCTTGGATAAATTTTCGGCTTGGAGTAAATATATCTTTGGTGTTTCAGTTTGGGGAggaaatacatacatatatactctCAATAGCTTAACATACGATAAACATTTATTTAAGCTTGAAACATTTATGTTATATATAGTTTTACCaatagtttttgtttttttatttgtttgctttttgtttCGGGTAGCATCTCCATTTCATTTGCTGTGGAGATCCTCCATCTTTACCAAAATCGTTTATATTCTGCTAATTTTTCAGCAGGTTTAAAGTAATCAATTGCCTCGTGGCCTTCGGTGCCTAGATTTTGGGGCTTACCAAAAATGGGTGACAAATATGGAATCGGCTAAAAATCCCTTTACTCCTCGTCGTCGGGCGATATTTTGGCCAGTGTCAGGAGGATCATGGTCAGCTCTTTGCGGGAGATCTTGCCGTGCTTGTCATGGCCCACGCCCCGCATGATGGTCTCCTCAAAGGCGGCCAGATCCTGGGCATCGTAGTCGTCCTGTATTTCACAATAGCGAAACGTTGATAAGACCAGCCGCCGATGGCCCTGACTGAAACTTACCTTCTTGACCAGCTCCAAAAGATCCTTGAGGAAGCCCTTGAGCTCCTCATTTTCAATGGTGCCGCTGTTGTCCTGCAAGATTTTTAGTTGATTGACATTTCTGTTGACTTCTTGACAGATTTCAATGTTTACTTACGCGATCGTAGAGCGAGAACACCTTCTCTATATCGTCTTTGGTCAGCTTTGTGGCACCCTGCGATGAGGGAGAGATGGGAGCAAACATTTAATGCGTTTCCTAATATACCATTGGATATAAACATTTTGAACAGACAGTAGTGGTTTATCCACAGCTATAACAACTAGGTTTAGCATACTTTCCAGATTGATTTTTGTCGAAAATTCACTTCAGTACAgaatattcacaaataaaattcAGTTTTTCTCCATACTTTCCTCTGCAAGTATGCTAAAACTTTAGCTGTGGAACTTTCTTTACAGTGGGAGTAACATCCAACAGTTAGAGGattcaccaaagcacaccTTTCAGATCCCACAAACAAGATGGGTCCGCGATAATCATGCAATGATGGAATCGGAGAGGAGGTGCTTGATTTTACGACATCATATATCGGCTCTATATGATTTGTGTGCGATTTTGTGCGATTTCCGAAATGATTTGTTACATACAAAGCTGTCGAATGCATGCATTTCATGCAACATGTGGGTTTGGGTGGGCTAACAAACTATCTCGCTCTTCCCAAATCTTCCTCGGGAAAATATCCCCTAAGGATACCAGCATATGGCATGTAAGGGGCAGGacaaaaatacatacatattccATATTTACAGACATTTGTTATTACATTTGTATTATGCTAATGCTGAAAGCCTTCGTATAATTAAGCTAAATGAAACATTCTGCCAATTGTGTGCTTATGCCATTGACAGTTCCTAATTAACAAGAATTATTCCAAAGGTGCTGGCCATTTTTCCCGTACATTAGCCTCCGTCGAGGCTGGGCTCCGTTCCGTTCCCTCCCGCCCCGAGAGTACAAGAATTTATCGATTCCATTTGTGCTCGAattacttttcttttcttttcttttcttttcactCATACTCCCACTACCACTACCACATCCATGCGAGTGTACTATACCTTAAACACACACTCAGGCACACACAGACAtgcaatttgtttttttttttttcggtggtTATGTAATGAAATGCAGCCCTCGCGGCGCCCAAGCTCAAAGTTAGTGGAGAGGCCAGCTGGGCGCGGTACGGCGCCTCAAGAGCTGCCCCAAAAGTTACGAGGTGGAGCTCAAGGTGTTGTTACTTCTGTTATCCTTGGCCGCGACAACGCATTTGGCGCATTCCTTGTGCGGTCTTAAGGGGATTACGAACCCATTAAGAGGCTGTGCCCTTTTCTTGTCACCCCTTTCTTGAGCTGCGCTTAAGCCATCAAAAATATGTTCATCCCGGCATTAAAAAAGTTTAGCGCGTTCCATTTGCTCAAATTCATTTTTTCGGCAGCCGTTTTCTTGGAATTGAATGCCACAcacgctgttgttgttgttgttgttgttgttgttgccccGCTCTTTTGTCAAATTGCTCATACTTAAGTCGACTTTCGCCCGGAACGTGACGCTCATCCATTGCTAAAATGAAGTAATTATTTTACACTTCAACACTTTGAGACCCGctgccagcgccagcgccagcggctgcggctgtggctgccaTTATCCATATGGCACTGCCTCAAAGTTCTTCTTCCTCTCACTCAATGACTAAATTATGCAAAAGGTTATGTTCTCGCTCCCGGTGATGGGAGGTGGTAGCGCGGCAAATGTGTAATTTGCGGACCCCACATTAGGTTAGGTCTAAAGCTGTTCACGTACCATCCCAGCCTCCGAATATGTGTGCATGTGCTAAGTGTGCCATTGGGTGGACAAATACAAATGCCATCAAAAGTCTAATTAGTAGCCCATAGCTATCATTCTCAGTTGGGCCTCAGTGCACAGAAAAGAGGGAAGAGTGCCCTCCTAATGATAATCTGCAGTAAGCTCTTATTAATTGCAAGCTCTCGTacgctctctctcgctctctgtccACAAACATAAAGTTCTGGCTAAACGAGGTGGCCTGCTGTGATGTGTACTCGAATGTGTAATCTATAGAAATACATTTCAAAGGCAAAAAGatattttttgttgaacgCCGTGGTACTCCATATTTTGTTGTATAGCTATAGATATGAAAATACTAATAAGCGTGGCTCCGCTGCAAATCAGCTGCAGTTTCGTTTAACCAGTGCTTTTGCGGAGAACTAAGCTTGAGGACTAACGGATCTTCATTGTGTATTAGCTTCTCAGAAAGTTGCATAGACAGAGAGcgtgagtgagagagagagagagctttcTTCCCACCTTTGCTCTCTGGTTTTAGGTGGAGCTGTTGCTTAGCTTTATTTTCACGTGTTTATAAGTGCCTTAGGTATTTTTCTCCCACCGCCAGGCCACAAAACATCCAAAGCAAAATCACATTCGCATTCCCATTCAACCAGAAAATACAAAGGGAAATTATCAAAGGAATAACATTTCATGCTGCGTCCATGCATTCCAAACCCACACGAATCTAATCAAATGCAAAGCAGCTTTGGGCAGTAaagtttctgttttttttttggcttggGAAATATACTAGCTACGTACACAACACAATCAATCTACAATACCaggaaaacaaaagaaaattcAATACAAATATATGCTTTGGCTTTCGCAAAGTAAGTGTTCAACAAAAACTCTTGAACgatacaaacacaaaaaaccaaaatttTATTGACGGTTTTTATGGCGTCTCTCTCTGCgtgtaaatatatatatctctGGCCAGAATCTATcatatgtataatagaacGCCATCCAGTGGGGAATTTTTCGCCTTTtggggctttttttttttttaattcggTGTTTGCATGGGAAATAAATACTTACATCAATGCCCTCCTTCAGAGTGTggttttatattcatatacagTTTTTGGTTATTTATTTCAATTGCAGGAATATTCGAGTGTATGGTTACAGTAGGGAAGATTTGGTTTTttgattgtttattttttgcagTTGCAGTGCAGTTTATTGGAGATATTATATTGGTGTGTATATACACAGCATATGGTTGGTAGAGTTGGTTTTCGAATTGCATTTGGTTATTGGAGCAACGTGTGAGAAATATGTAGTTGGCAGCCCCGACATGTTTGATGTCACGTGCAGAGTATTATTTAATTCGGTATACGGTATTTATTGTTGATTGTTGTTTGATTATTGTTATGTTGTTGGTTTAGAAAATAAAAACGCACAGGATTATCGAAATATATGCATAGTTCGTataggtacatatgtatgtagttgGTAGTTGGTTGGGCATAGAGGAGAAAGGCGGGGGAAAAAcgaaataaaatatatatatatatatagaaagTTAGAGAAGAGTTGAGaaatgtaaattaaaattcaagttttcttttgttttagTCCGAATCAGAAAAGCCGGCAACTCAATCCAAATCGGATTCATTTTCATTATATTACTCCGATACACATTGTAAGTATTTAATTAAGTTGCTGGCTTTCATCCGATACCAATTTTAGAATGTCACTGGTTTAGTCTAGAGTTTAGTTAGTAAGCTAAGCGATCTAGGATCTAGGATGCAGCAAAACTAAAAGAATCTCAGAAATATCAAGTATACGTCTACGCAAGACCAATGGGAGTGCAAAATATTTGCCGCTTGCAGTTGATCGCTGGTTTTATCTAGTTTATAAGAATACatacaaaattaaaataaaagaaaaaccgCCATGTCTGTGTCGAGTCATCGGAAAAGGCCCTGGTCACGTTTTCACTTAGCCAAGTCTCTTACTGTGTCACAAAAATTAACGGACATTAAAACCATCGCATCTGTGGGGCAGTCCACTTTCAGGACCAGCATCAGCTTCTGCTGATCCCCCAGTCCCACtcccacttccacttccacttccatttccatttctctGTCCTGTTGCTGCACATTATGTCACTGTTCGTTGCGGTGCATGCGGCGAATACGTGATGTGCATTAGCATAAAGGTTTCTGCCAGTTTGGCCGTGAGCCAGCCAGCGGGAAGGGGAAGGGAGGCCAGCTACACTGTGCTGCAGAAAACAGACATTTCTGCCTGAACAGGATCAAAATATTGAAGAAAATGCTTAGTAAAGTTGCCCGCAGTTCAGTGTAAGCCGTGCGACCAAGTTGAGGTCAACTTTTCGGAGCGTTGTGACTGCAGTCCTGCCCTGTCCCGCTGTGCTTATCAAAATGCTGATGCATGCCCCGTTTTTATGGAGGTCCTAAGAAATTATAAAAAAGTAATAAGTGCACCTTCGGTAAATGTGCTGGAAGCGCCTATTTTATGGCTGCTTGAGCTTCTGCTTCGTGGCTTTTATGGGTCTTCAGAGACAAGGACAGAGCTGCTATCGGAGGTGGTCAGGTGACTGCTGCTTCCTTTGCTCGGTGGGACAGCAACCTTGTCGTCTCCACTGGATATTTCGATTAAAATCCAActtgtttcgtttcgtttcgtttcgtttcacATTGTGATGCATGATTCCAGCCACAGCTCCCTGCACTCCTCGCACACGCTGCGTCAATAAAAGCCAAATAAAATGTCGTTTGTGCTGCCAGCTGTAACAATGAGCAAATACGTAGGACTCTCATACCGTGAACAAGCATTGTTCAGTGTTCATTGCTgcggcagtggctgtggcctgCTCCATGGTGGCGTTGCTGCATCGTTGGCGTTGGATGCACACCAGAATGTGCTCATGTGccacagcaaaagcaaaagcaacgcCCAAGCCCCATCCCAAGTCCACAAAATGCCAACAGTTCCAACAACAATGTTTCTAGTGATGAAATGAAAGTTACTCCTTTGGGGATGTTGCAAGCTAACAAGCGATAGTTGACTAAGGATCCCAGCATGGATCGATGTACATACAGACAGTGGAGTATCAAGCCACAGATTGGTACACGGACTGGCAGCCGCTGGTACTAGATTTTATAACAATTGCATGGGAATTACATCCGTAATTGTGAAACTGCCTGACTGGTTTTCCAGTTGGTGACCAGCTGGTGTGTTCATTTTTTTCACtgttttcaattttcgttcaTTGGCCGCATGTACGTGTAGAGAGTGATTTTATCCCATGGAAATTGCACGCTGGCAACACAAACAGAAACAGGCAGAACTTGGATGCAACACTTTTGAATTAGTCCCCACCCCCCGTGTCCCCACTGTACCGTGTCTGTGCGATGTGAGACCACTCCACCTCCTGCTTCATCGGCAATGGCAACTGTCAATAAGCAGCGCCCAATGCGACTGAATCACGTACATTTGCAGCAAATAACAGAAGGAGGTCTGGGCGGCCAAAAGGAACTGTTAGACCCCCTACACCCCACTCTCCCTGTGTAGCCCAACTGATTGGCAGGAAAAACACCGCAAACCGTATTCTTTGGTAACAGGAAACGACACGCCAGACGGAAAGGAGTTGACGGAAGAACACAAACTGCCGTGCTCTTTGGAAGGGGCTGTGTGTGGTCTGTGCTCAGCAAACTGGGGAATATCCAAGGTAAGACAGCCCTGATCGAATTTATGTGTGTTATGAAATCCTACTTTTCCAGAAGATTTAGCCCAAATGTTACACAATTCATATATAAATTCTTCTTGGGGCTTCAGCATTTGTCTCGGCACAATTTCTTGCCTTAAACATCTGGTGCGCCGCCTTGGAGGCCAAGACAGGCGTTTCTTGTTCTTTAGTTGTGTCGTTTCCTGGCCAAAAGTCTGCTGAGCATGCTTAAAATGCGAAAACGGAAAACACGCTCAAAGTGTGAGTATATATTTTGGCCAAGTGCTGTTCTGCGGCCTCTTACGTGACATCTGACATCTGCGTGCTTCATTTAGCCGCAGTTGGTTTCGCCGACATTTGCTCAATTCGAATTTTGTAATGAGTTGCCAGCGCTacactccccccccccctacaCCCTGCCAGAATTTCCCAAGGGATTTTTCCCGGCATCTGGTGGCAGGCTCAGAAAAGTTTGCTTCCCTGAAAAAGGGCTGAAACTTTGCTAATTGTTTGGGTCTCTTTTTTTTGGTGAAAACTGATATTTAAGTATTTCATGAGGCCATTCCATCTGGCGTGGGCCATTTTACCTTTTACTTTTTGCCTATGCATTCgttttccttctttttttttagaaCCCAATCCCAAAAACATCAAATCTGTTGGGACACGGACAAGCCAAAAGGGGATGCGAAATTGATTTCGAAGGCTCCCACGCATCGCAATTTCATCATAGCGGTACAGGATGATGGCACCTGAGgtgtgtggggtgtggggtgtggggttTATTTCACCTGAGCTCTGCAACCATTTTGCTACATTTATTTTTACGTTTCTAGACAATatttctctgtctctttttTTTCGGCGGAGCTATTTATGGCCTCGGCCATGACTTTATTTTCGGCGACGCAGCGAGAATTTTCCTGAGGCGGGGATTGCCTTGCGGAAGAGGATTCAATTTGTTGCTGGAGTTTGCTGGGGTTATACCTTTTTTATGGGCTCtcgatttcaatgttgagctctgaattgaatttgttgaaTAAACGTTACATTCTTGCAATGAGAGAGCATTAGGAGTGTGTGCCTGGGTGTTTTTGGAATGGAATCCGTATGGAATCCAATCCTCCGCATGAGTGAGCGCAGTGAGCAAAATACTGCCcaactgcagctgctgctccttcaaGGAAGTACTTAAAATAATGAGAATAGACATGGAGAGGGCTAATTACAGATTCCCACCATCCATCTGTTCCCCAATCAATTTAGGATGTCAATTCCCTTAAGTCGACACAGACATTGCTGGAAAATAATTGATATCAATTAAGCATAATTAAATGAAATTATAAATGTATTATTTTGCTGAATGCATTGCTTGTTGAGTTAATTGCAAAGCTAGGTTAGTTGGCAAGTCCAGGCTTCGGCTAGAGCTAGTGAGGGACTAAAAACAAAGCTAACCAAAGTGCAAGTAAACGTGTTGGGCAAGCCAAGAAGGAGGTCTGTTCGAGCCATACTGGTACGGCTACACTCTGAGCACTCCACACTGATTGATGCTATCTTTTCTGGGGCAATTTCCTCAATCGAACGATCAGTTGCCTCGATTTGGATATGCCTACTTATGTACTCGTTTATTTCTTTCAGGGAGGAAATCAATGTCATATCGCTTGTCACTTACCTTAAACACCTGGCGGCAAAGGAAGTTCTCTTTGACCGGAAGCAATCTGCAATAAATAAGTTGAGGTTGTCAGACGCCCACCGTCGCCATCACCGACACTGCACAGGTCTTCAAGGACACTTACTTGGCCATTTCCGACAACTGCAAACGTCCGTCCTTGTTGGCATCGAAGACTTGCAGCTGAAAGTGCGGGAAAATTCATTAGGACTTACACCGGAAATGGAGGAAAGTGCTAACAGCTAATGCAAGGGATTTTTACAGCTTTTATTTGCGGTGATTGATTCCGAAAGCCTGTCATACTGGTTGTAAGAATTCAAGAGAGCTGCCATACATACCATAGTATCAGTGTACTCAATGAGCTTGTCCTCGGACACATCATTGATCTTTTTGGCCTCTTTGAGCAAATCGCGAAGGAAGTTCTTCAGTTCATCCGCCTCAATGTAGCCCGAGTTGTCGGTGTCATACTCGCGCCAGATCTAATTGGTTTGGAATTCCAAATAAAAAGGTACAATCAATGACAAATCGATTTGGGAATTCTCGGTCGGGAATGCGAAGGGGAACCTCTAGCTTGTCACTTACCTTCATGAATTCCACGCTCGATTCCAGTGGGTTATCGAAGCGGAAGAGCAAAAGGAAATTCTCCTCCATGGGCAAAAGTTGAGCCAGCTGTGAATGGTGTAGAGAGACGAGTGGCATACAATTTCGTCTGTTTCAATGCGGGGCGGGACTTGACAATAACTAAAGTTTCAAATGCATATTGTATGGGGTGTCCTTAGAGCGGGCTTCTGGAAACAGTTTCCGAAACGGCGGTGAGAGCTCTGGTTCTGGTGCAGCCCGGATTTTCCTCAACCGGAATGTGAAACTGAGCAGACAGACCAAGTTTTCTTCTTGGCTTTCATTAAAAACTTTCCGACATAATTGAAGTGTTGAATCTGGAAGCCCTCTGGTTTCCGTACCCTCTACTTTAATCAGCTGTGGCCCGATCAAATTCAAAAACTTTTCActtgcgctctctctctctgcgcGAGTGCAATATttgcatttttattatttgctCTTGGTAATTAATGCACTATTGACATTAAAGTTGATCCCTAGACAGAATAACCAGACTATCCTTTCGGGTAAATAGTGGCAAATGAGCCAGCAGGCATTCCAATCGATACAGACTCTGTTCTGTTCGACATGGCGTATGAGCGATGCCACCAACCACATAAATTATGAATTCTTTATTTCTTTTGTACTTGTACCTTAATAAGCCCGCCCTGGGAAGGGACTGGGATCTTGAACTTTCCTCATAACTTTTTACGGGTGCTCATTTATCAAAAGTCCATTGTGCGGCCCCCAAAGAGTGCTTTATTCTTTCCACCATTCAAAGGCAATCccgaatacaaaaaaaattgcTTTCAGTAGTCCAATGCTGCGGCGGTGCCTGCTGGTCCAACTTCAATTAAAAACTCATTTCATAAGTGGGgagaaagtttttttttcgggGAAAAACCTTGCCAGAAACGaaacttttttttgttggaaaAACGCCAAATAAATTATTGACACGGTTACGAGGGAGGGGTAGCTGGGAGTGCCGACATTTAAAAACCAATTGGGACAAGGAGCCACGGCCAGCGTCTCAAGTGAATGTCATTTGAATGGGAGAATACATTGCGCATACGACATGGGGGCCATCATCAAAGAAGCATTTTGTTGTGTGGCCCCGGGGGTCGGGTGAATTATGCAAGGCAGTCTCCTTTGAGCCATACACACCTCTCTGATATCGATTTTACCGTCCTGATTATCATCGTAGGCCTCCATGAAGCAGGACTTCAGCTCCTCGAGCATTGTGTCTGTGACGGCCTGGGGGATCGGGACGAGAGCAAGAACAAGCATATGATGAAGTGGCAGCTTAAAGTGCTTTATAATGGGGCTTATAATGGGGCGAAGCTTACCTCTGGACTGATGTCTGTGACATTGGCACTGGCCACGAACTCCCGGAGAAAGCCGTCCAGCTCAGTGCCCTCAATGTAGCCGTTGCCTGCAATGACAAATGTTGGGAAATCCCTAAGAGAATCACCATCTCTTATCATCGCACTCACCATCCTTGTCGTAGTGGGCCCAGACATCCATGAACTGATTGGCCGACAGCTTCTTGAGCTCCCGCGACTCAGGATCGCGGTACTGGCGCATAAAATTATGCGCTTTCTCGATCTGTACGCGcttggcggcggcggctgctgcgGAATCcatttctttttgtttatgCGGTATTTTTTTCTTGCTAAGAGAAGTACCTAAGGGTAAAGGgtagaacaaaaaaaaaacaagcaaaTGCCTTAGTTGAAGTGCaatcacatacatatgtgtgtagtTCTATACGCGGTTTTGTTATGCAGCAAAAAAGGAGAGTGGAGATCCCCAATGTTGTGTAAAGAATGTGGAAGTTCCTGTTGTTAGCTGAATATTGGGTAACGGAGTGGTGGAGCCCCGTTGTCAGGCCAGTGTGGGACATGGGGCAGAGAAACCCAGTTGTCAACCTTGCTGAAACCCTTAAATTAATATCATAAAATACACTCACACCCTACCCAAAGAAACACAGCCGCAGCGGGAGATCCCATGCAGCAAAGGAAGCGCACATTGCATTCGTGCCGAACTCCCCCGCAGCGACAGCGTCAGAACAGAAGAGACAGTACGCCACGTACATAGCCCCCTTGCTGACCCGCTCTCTTCGCCACCCTCTATGTGCCTCTTTTTGTGCTGTCACAAGTTATCTGAGTTAAATACGTCACAAGGCGGAATAAAGGAAGGAGAAGTGTAAACGAAATTGCTATACAATGTCTACAGCTGCCTGGCGGGGGGCGCAGTGCGGTGGttctaaaaataaaacaagaaAACGCAGAACTTGCAGAGCTCGCGGCAGCGGGAGAGCAGCAGTTAAGTAGAGCttaagacagagagagagaaaaaagagCAGCCGTTGGGCGAAGCTTAAATCAAAGGCAGAGGCTTGGGCAGAGGGAGAACACAGTAAGCGCAGAGCACGAGAGCGAATCTGGAAGCAGAGACAAAGAAGAAGCATTTACTTCTATATCTATTTCTATAGCTTTATGCTTAGCACATTGCTGGCATAGAACGAATGGACCTGCGAGGGTATCAAAGCTTCGGATTGATTCGCAgctatcattgtttttgtatttgttGCTCTGCTGTGCTCATCTGTCCTGTCCAAACAGGATATTTGCAGTGGGAATCGTTGACAGCTTGTTgcggctgctgcggctgctgcggcTGAGCCACGCACCGGACGCACAGAGGCATAAATTCCCCCGACAGTGGTCTGTCATTCAGGGAAATGTCCCATGCAGCTTAATGAGCAGAGCGGACTATATTGTCTATTTAGCAGCCAGAAAGTGAGGAAATCAGGAGACAGAAGACAGAAGACAGAAGAAGAGTGCAAATTAATTCCCATTTTGTTTCAGTTTACTATTAAAAGCCACCCACTGTGCCAGAAATGCCGTGCCACCACCAACTTGTTGACTGTCATTGTCCTCCTGCTGGCAGCATTCTGTGTCCTCCTCCGCCAACATTGTTTATCGAGCCCCTACCTACCAATAGGTATTAacttttcatttaattttgcAGGCTAGCGAGATGACGGGCGAAAGTTTTTACATTGTTCCCGGGCACTTTAGGAACTTGTGCAATCTGCCAGCATAAAACAAGCGGCTTCCACATTAACCAATGAGGGGGGTAGTCAGCGGCGGCCATTAGCTGCAGACCCTTATGACAAAGGCAGAATAAAGACCTTACTGCTCCGACATTTTATGGACTGGAAATTGCATTGCACCCAAAGGTTTTGCTCAGGCATCTGCCGTTTCCGCATCACTCCATGATAGtgggagacagagagagcgggagagggGTACGATTATGGCGTAATGTTGGCCGAGAACTTTCCCAATTTAGAGTGCAAAATGGCAAATACTCTTGGCCCGAGGCCAAAGGGCCGGCCAGCTAATGTTATATATTGAAGGTTGAACTACGGCCGTCATATAAGTTTCGTAATGAAAAGTGCAGAGCAGTGCAAAAATTGCATCGATAAGAACACGAATTTAATGAACAAATAGATAGAGGTGAAAGCGAACAAGGAAATAAAGCTCGTGTCCCATTATCATGTCTCATCTCGGTTGCACGACGACCAAGAAATCGATAGCGAATCCTATTGAATAGCATAATTTTGGATCAGGTAACATCATTAATGGCCGCCTTGCATGGCACACAATTATCAAGCCTCGTTGCATAAGGTTCTGTTAGCACAATGGAAGCGCGCGTGTTCGAGTGCTCCCACTGAACGCACgacctgccactgccacagcggCTTACCTGTCAATGGATCTGCCCGTCTGTCTGCGTGTGCACACCTCTGACATTGACAGTGGCTCGTCCTACGCTGTTCCTTATCCttatccgtatccgtatcccTACCCTACCTTGGCTTCGCCCCCACTTGAGTATATTGTGGGAATGTCGTGGCTTTAAGTGCATTAAGCTCAGTTTGCAATTTAATTTGAGTGCTTGTCTGTTTACTTCTCACGCTGGcctctgtttttcttttccttttccctTTACCAAAGGCAACCCCTTCCCTTTTTCCACTTTATTCGTGCTTGTTGCTGCCAATTtgctcccccccccccctttagGGTTCGTGCCGGTATTGTTTCTATTTTTAAACGTTTCTCCCTCGCCGACGCTATTCGACCCAAGTCTGAATTATGCATTAGTGTTTCTTGTGTTTGATTTCCGATGTTGG
It encodes the following:
- the LOC117187696 gene encoding calbindin-32 isoform X2; the protein is MDSAAAAAAKRVQIEKAHNFMRQYRDPESRELKKLSANQFMDVWAHYDKDGNGYIEGTELDGFLREFVASANVTDISPEAVTDTMLEELKSCFMEAYDDNQDGKIDIRELAQLLPMEENFLLLFRFDNPLESSVEFMKIWREYDTDNSGYIEADELKNFLRDLLKEAKKINDVSEDKLIEYTDTMLQVFDANKDGRLQLSEMAKLLPVKENFLCRQVFKGATKLTKDDIEKVFSLYDRDNSGTIENEELKGFLKDLLELVKKDDYDAQDLAAFEETIMRGVGHDKHGKISRKELTMILLTLAKISPDDEE
- the LOC117187696 gene encoding calbindin-32 isoform X1, which encodes MDSAAAAAAKRVQIEKAHNFMRQYRDPESRELKKLSANQFMDVWAHYDKDGNGYIEGTELDGFLREFVASANVTDISPEAVTDTMLEELKSCFMEAYDDNQDGKIDIRELAQLLPMEENFLLLFRFDNPLESSVEFMKIWREYDTDNSGYIEADELKNFLRDLLKEAKKINDVSEDKLIEYTDTMLQVFDANKDGRLQLSEMAKLLPVKENFLCRQVFKEGIDGATKLTKDDIEKVFSLYDRDNSGTIENEELKGFLKDLLELVKKDDYDAQDLAAFEETIMRGVGHDKHGKISRKELTMILLTLAKISPDDEE